A genome region from Gadus chalcogrammus isolate NIFS_2021 chromosome 5, NIFS_Gcha_1.0, whole genome shotgun sequence includes the following:
- the kcnk5a gene encoding potassium channel subfamily K member 5a has translation MVDKGPLLTSAIIFYLSIGAAIFQVLEEPNWKLAAEDYKVEKGKILLAYPCLSEDDLDKILKVVADASGQGVTITGRKTFNNWNWPNAVIFAATVITTIGYGNMAPKTPAGRMFCIFYGLFGVPLCLSWISELGKFFGGRAKHLGQYLTKKGLSLRKAQFACTAIFVLWGVLIHLVLPPFVFMSQEGWTYVEGLYFSFITLTTIGFGDLVAGVDPNTDYPTLYRYFVEVWIYLGLAWLSLFFNWKVRMVVEAHKALKKRRKRRKLSVDELRHTKEAHKASLRLPPTPSDVNIFSFLSKKQEGYNDLIKQIGAKKDRGLNGNACGPSKDGGGGGGGSGEGVSKDMSRSKSCNDAMSYNGHPILSLEQSPRQKRRYSFSDRVGVAFSKSKSYLLGSDSGLLLTDDLAEAEAEQDRMYENQLDKEVDLEHGGLLGGGGGAGGSRRWDSKEYQPLTFQNANITFIDEENLLNNNLEVEGGEGEGDDDDAEDYDDDEGEGGASKAKSSVTTCDENVCESETDSKEEQSSELEGSVFTSDGSDHNHSYEELVEEYAKEDNMDL, from the exons ATGGTAGATAAAGGTCCCCTCTTAACTTCGGCAATAATCTTCTACTTGTCCATTGGGGCAGCAATATTTCAAGTTCTCGAAGAGCCTAATTGGAAACTCGCTGCAGAAGACTATAAGGTCGAAAAAGGAAAAATACTCCTAGCCTACCCCTGTCTGTCAGAAGATGATTTGGACAAAATACTCAAG GTGGTGGCCGACGCCTCAGGCCAAGGAGTCACCATCACCGGCAGAAAGACCTTCAACAATTGGAACTGGCCCAACGCAGTCATATTCGCGGCAACCGTCATCACCACAATCG GTTATGGAAACATGGCCCCCAAAACACCGGCAGGCCGGATGTTCTGCATCTTCTACGGGCTGTTCGGTGTGCCGTTGTGTCTGAGCTGGATCAGTGAGCTGGGGAAGTTCTTTGGTGGCCGGGCCAAGCACCTGGGCCAGTACCTGACCAAGAAAGGTCTTTCCCTG AGAAAGGCCCAGTTCGCCTGCACAGCCATTTTTGTTCTTTGGGGCGTCCTGATTCACCTCGTCCTCCCACCGTTTGTGTTCATGTCCCAGGAGGGATGGACATATGTGGAAGGCTTGTACTTCTCATTCATCACTTTGACCACAATCGGCTTTGGAGACCTAGTAGCAG GTGTGGACCCAAACACGGATTACCCCACACTGTACCGCTACTTCGTGGAGGTGTGGATTTACCTGGGCCTGGCGTGGCTCTCGCTGTTCTTCAACTGGAAGGTGCGGATGGTGGTGGAAGCCCACAAGGCCTTGAAGAAACGCCGCAAGCGCCGCAAGCTGTCGGTGGACGAGCTGCGCCACACCAAGGAGGCCCATAAGGCCTCCCTGCGGCTGCCACCCACGCCCAGCGACGTCAACATCTTCAGCTTCCTGTCCAAGAAGCAGGAGGGCTACAACGACCTGATCAAGCAGATCGGCGCCAAGAAGGACCGGGGCCTGAACGGCAACGCCTGTGGCCCCTCCAAGGAcgggggtggcggtggcggcggcagcggcgagGGGGTCTCCAAAGACATGAGCCGCTCCAAGAGCTGCAACGACGCCATGTCGTACAACGGCCACCCCATCCTCAGCCTGGAGCAGTCGCCGCGGCAGAAGCGGCGCTACAGCTTCAGCGACCGCGTGGGGGTGGCCTTCTCCAAGTCCAAGAGCTACCTGCTGGGCTCGGACAGCGGGCTGCTGCTGACGGACGACctggcggaggcggaggcggagcagGACCGCATGTACGAGAACCAGCTGGACAAGGAGGTGGACCTGGAGCACGGCGGACTgctggggggcggcggcggggcgggCGGCTCCAGGAGGTGGGACTCTAAGGAGTACCAGCCGCTCACCTTCCAGAACGCCAACATCACGTTCATCGACGAGGAGAACTTGTTGAACAATAACCTGGAGgtcgaggggggggagggggagggggacgacgacgacgcaGAGGATTATGACGACGACGAGGGGGAAGGGGGCGCCTCGAAGGCCAAGTCGTCCGTCACCACATGCGACGAGAACGTTTGCGAGTCGGAGACGGATTCCAAGGAGGAGCAGAGCTCCGAGTTGGAAGGATCGGTGTTCACCAGCGACGGGTCCGATCACAACCACTCCTATGAGGAGCTGGTGGAAGAATATGCAAAGGAGGATAACATGGACCTTTGA